Proteins from a genomic interval of Nocardioides jishulii:
- a CDS encoding nitrate reductase subunit alpha, translated as MSDTKLGFDGGLGDALVASRRFFTRNEVSPDLRTITAKGGREGDAFYRDRWSHDKVVRSTHGVNCTGSCSWKVYVKDGIITWEAQQTDYPSAGADRPEYEPRGCPRGAAFSWYTYSPTRVRHPYVRGVLLDMFREALAEYGDPVVAWGSIVQNPLKTKVYKAARGKGGLVRATWEEAAEIVAAAHVYTVKRWGPDRIAGFSPIPAMSPVSYASGARFLELIGAPMLSFYDWYADLPNASPQTFGDQTDVPESGDWWDAGYLMMWGSNVPLTRTPDAHWMTEARYRGQKVIAVAPDYADNVKFADEWVTPAPGTDGALAMGLGHVLLKEYYADTIPPFFAAYAKRFTDLPNLITLDAADDGTYRPGKFLVAGDIDHPEGGTENAMWKPAVMEAGGAVRIPRGSIGHRYGEEGAGQWNLDLGDIDPLLTLHAEADALAVEVTLPRFDAADGRARHESRGVPAMRVGDRVVTTVLDLLLAQYGVERSGLPGVWPESYEDARVPATPAWQEQHTGVPAQQVTRLAREWAQNAIDTEGRGMILLGAGINHWHHSDQIYRAILLLTTLTGAQGRNGGGWAHYVGQEKIRPIMGFQHMAFALDWQRPPRHMNQTAYWYVNTSQYRYDTFTADDLDAGTGFFAGKSVMDLLCQSVRLGWTPSYPTFDRSSLTLGDDAAASGMDAGAYVAQELKEGRLKFAVEDPEAEENHPRVLSLWRSNLFGSSAKGNEYFLRHLLGTDSAATAQEAAPEQRPTDVRWAEEAPEGKLDLLTTLDFRMTSSTIFSDVVLPAATWYEKYDLNTTDMHPFVHSFNPAIAPPWQTKTDWDTWKVIAKRFSEMARDHLGTRRDVIAKPLWHDTPEAMATEHGVVKDWRLGECDPVPGRTMPVIAVAERDYAAVHDKMTSIGPLMEKVGMLTKGVAYDVRREMDILRRRNGVAQGGAGNGQPKVETDVQMADAILHLSGVSNGHLATQGFRTLEKRTGTQMADLSAEHEGKQIAFADTQVAPVPVITSPEWSGSESGGRRYSPFTINIERSKPFHTLTGRQQFYLDHDWFLGTGEMLPVFRPPLDMSRLFGEPQLGTVDEVGVAVRYLTPHNKWSIHSEYQDNLFMLSLSRGGQVVWLSDRDAVKIGVKDNDWIEMVNRNGVVAARAIVSHRMPEGTVYMYHAQDRLIDVPLTERDRKRGGIHNSLTRIVMKPHHIVGGYAQLAYFFNYIGPVGNNRDEVTTIRKRRTPVEY; from the coding sequence GTGAGCGACACCAAGCTGGGCTTCGACGGAGGGCTGGGTGACGCGCTGGTCGCGAGTCGCCGCTTCTTCACCCGCAACGAGGTGAGCCCCGACCTGCGCACCATCACGGCGAAGGGTGGACGCGAGGGTGACGCGTTCTACCGGGACCGGTGGTCGCACGACAAGGTGGTCCGCTCCACGCACGGGGTCAACTGCACCGGGTCGTGCTCGTGGAAGGTCTACGTCAAGGACGGGATCATCACCTGGGAGGCGCAGCAGACCGACTACCCCAGCGCCGGTGCCGACCGCCCCGAGTACGAGCCCCGGGGCTGTCCTCGCGGCGCTGCCTTCTCCTGGTACACCTACAGCCCCACCCGCGTGCGCCACCCGTACGTCCGTGGCGTGCTGCTGGACATGTTCCGCGAGGCGTTGGCCGAGTACGGCGACCCGGTGGTCGCCTGGGGATCGATCGTCCAGAACCCGCTCAAGACCAAGGTCTACAAGGCCGCCCGCGGCAAGGGCGGGCTGGTGCGCGCGACCTGGGAGGAGGCCGCCGAGATCGTCGCCGCGGCCCACGTCTACACGGTCAAGCGGTGGGGCCCCGACCGGATCGCGGGCTTCTCACCCATCCCGGCGATGTCGCCGGTCTCGTACGCCTCCGGGGCGCGCTTCCTCGAGCTCATCGGCGCCCCGATGCTGTCGTTCTACGACTGGTACGCGGACTTGCCGAACGCCTCGCCCCAGACCTTCGGCGACCAGACCGACGTGCCCGAGTCGGGTGACTGGTGGGATGCGGGCTACCTGATGATGTGGGGCTCCAACGTCCCGCTGACCCGCACCCCGGACGCGCACTGGATGACCGAGGCCCGCTACCGCGGCCAGAAGGTGATCGCGGTCGCACCCGACTACGCCGATAACGTGAAGTTCGCTGACGAGTGGGTCACCCCGGCGCCGGGCACCGACGGTGCGTTGGCGATGGGCCTGGGCCACGTGCTGCTCAAGGAGTACTACGCCGACACCATCCCGCCCTTCTTCGCCGCGTACGCCAAGCGGTTCACCGACCTGCCCAACCTCATCACCCTCGACGCGGCCGACGACGGCACGTACCGGCCCGGCAAGTTCCTGGTCGCCGGCGACATCGACCACCCCGAGGGCGGCACCGAGAACGCGATGTGGAAGCCGGCCGTGATGGAGGCCGGAGGCGCGGTGCGGATTCCCCGGGGCTCGATCGGACACCGCTACGGCGAGGAGGGGGCTGGTCAGTGGAACCTCGACCTCGGCGACATCGACCCGCTCCTGACCCTGCACGCGGAGGCCGACGCACTGGCCGTCGAGGTCACCCTGCCGCGTTTCGACGCCGCTGACGGCCGCGCCCGGCACGAGTCACGCGGCGTGCCGGCGATGCGCGTCGGCGACCGTGTCGTCACCACCGTCCTGGACCTCCTGCTGGCGCAGTACGGCGTGGAGCGGTCCGGGCTGCCCGGGGTCTGGCCCGAGTCGTACGAGGACGCACGCGTCCCCGCGACCCCGGCGTGGCAGGAGCAGCACACCGGTGTCCCGGCCCAGCAGGTGACCCGGCTGGCGAGGGAGTGGGCTCAGAACGCGATCGACACCGAGGGCCGCGGGATGATCCTGCTGGGTGCAGGCATCAACCACTGGCACCACTCCGACCAGATCTACCGGGCGATCCTGCTGCTCACCACGCTCACCGGCGCGCAGGGTCGCAACGGCGGCGGCTGGGCGCACTACGTCGGCCAGGAGAAGATCCGCCCGATCATGGGCTTCCAGCACATGGCGTTCGCCCTCGACTGGCAGCGTCCGCCGCGCCACATGAACCAGACGGCGTACTGGTACGTGAACACCTCCCAGTACCGCTACGACACCTTCACCGCCGACGACCTCGACGCCGGCACCGGCTTCTTCGCGGGCAAGAGCGTGATGGACCTGCTCTGCCAGTCCGTACGCCTGGGCTGGACGCCGAGCTACCCCACGTTCGACCGCAGCTCGCTCACCCTCGGTGACGACGCCGCGGCCTCGGGCATGGACGCCGGGGCCTACGTCGCGCAGGAGCTGAAGGAGGGCCGGCTCAAGTTCGCCGTGGAGGACCCCGAGGCGGAGGAGAACCACCCCCGCGTGCTCTCCCTGTGGCGCTCCAACCTCTTCGGGAGCTCGGCCAAGGGCAATGAGTACTTCCTGCGCCACCTGCTCGGCACCGACTCCGCCGCGACCGCCCAGGAGGCGGCCCCCGAGCAACGACCCACCGACGTGCGCTGGGCCGAGGAGGCCCCCGAGGGCAAGCTCGACCTGCTCACGACCCTGGACTTCCGCATGACCTCCAGCACGATCTTCAGCGACGTGGTCCTGCCGGCGGCGACCTGGTACGAGAAGTACGACCTCAACACCACCGACATGCACCCCTTCGTGCACTCCTTCAACCCGGCGATCGCCCCGCCGTGGCAGACGAAGACGGACTGGGACACCTGGAAGGTGATCGCGAAGCGGTTCTCCGAGATGGCTCGCGACCACCTCGGCACCCGCCGCGACGTCATCGCCAAGCCGCTGTGGCACGACACCCCTGAGGCGATGGCGACCGAGCACGGGGTCGTCAAGGACTGGCGGCTGGGGGAGTGCGACCCGGTGCCGGGGCGCACCATGCCGGTGATCGCGGTCGCGGAGCGCGACTACGCGGCCGTCCACGACAAGATGACGTCGATCGGGCCGCTGATGGAGAAGGTGGGCATGCTCACCAAGGGCGTCGCCTACGACGTACGCCGTGAGATGGACATCCTGCGTCGCCGCAACGGTGTGGCGCAGGGTGGCGCCGGCAACGGGCAGCCGAAGGTCGAGACGGACGTGCAGATGGCCGACGCGATCCTTCACCTGTCCGGCGTCTCCAACGGCCACCTCGCGACCCAGGGGTTCAGGACCCTGGAGAAGCGCACCGGCACCCAGATGGCGGACCTCTCCGCGGAGCACGAGGGCAAGCAGATCGCCTTTGCCGACACCCAGGTCGCGCCCGTGCCGGTGATCACCTCGCCGGAGTGGTCGGGATCGGAGAGCGGAGGGCGGCGCTACAGCCCCTTCACCATCAACATCGAGCGCAGCAAGCCCTTCCACACGCTGACCGGGCGCCAGCAGTTCTACCTCGACCACGACTGGTTCCTCGGCACCGGCGAGATGCTCCCGGTCTTCCGGCCACCGCTCGACATGTCCCGGCTCTTCGGGGAGCCGCAGCTCGGCACGGTCGACGAGGTGGGGGTGGCGGTGCGCTACCTGACGCCGCACAACAAGTGGTCGATCCACTCGGAGTACCAGGACAACCTCTTCATGCTCTCGCTCTCCCGCGGTGGGCAGGTGGTCTGGCTCTCCGACCGCGACGCGGTGAAGATCGGCGTGAAGGACAACGACTGGATCGAGATGGTCAACCGCAACGGGGTGGTGGCCGCCCGCGCCATCGTGAGCCACCGGATGCCCGAGGGCACCGTCTACATGTACCACGCCCAGGACCGGCTCATCGACGTCCCGCTCACCGAGCGCGACCGCAAGCGCGGCGGCATCCACAACTCGCTGACGCGCATCGTGATGAAGCCGCACCACATCGTCGGCGGCTACGCCCAGCTCGCCTACTTCTTCAACTACATCGGCCCGGTCGGCAACAACCGTGACGAAGTGACCACGATCCGCAAGCGGCGCACGCCGGTCGAGTACTGA
- a CDS encoding MFS transporter, which yields MASPTTAETTSAPPRQGRSAVLWLSTIAFTLMFAVWLMFGILGNPIREEFGLSEVQLSWIVAAATLNGSLWRLPAGMLADRYGGRIVMTVLLLVTAVPTYLVSQVNSYTTLLALSFLIGLAGNSFSVGIAWNSAWQPRDRQGFALGLFGAGNVGASVTKFIGPPIITGTAGATYFGIIDGGWRLVPVVYAVLLVVMAVVLWFGTPRHDLRPGTEVPLRDQLTPLKQMRVWRFSLYYVAVFGAYVALSSWLPLYYMDNFDVSLQTAALLTATYIFPASLLRPVGGALSDRYGARRAMYWTFGAMLVTSGILMMPNGFVVVQLPDGTETEHLAYHLGLVPFVLLVFVLGCAMGVGKAAVYKHIPEYFPESVGAVGGLVGMLGGLGGFALPPLFAYTKEWSGFPTSTFGVLFVLTLICSVWMHWTVVRMLNRESPHLANQLDHPTHEETPA from the coding sequence ATGGCGTCACCGACCACGGCAGAAACCACCTCCGCGCCGCCCCGCCAGGGCCGCAGCGCAGTGCTCTGGCTCTCGACCATCGCCTTCACCCTGATGTTCGCGGTGTGGCTGATGTTCGGCATCCTGGGCAACCCGATCCGCGAGGAGTTCGGCCTCAGCGAGGTGCAGCTGTCGTGGATCGTGGCCGCCGCCACCCTCAACGGCTCGCTGTGGCGCCTGCCCGCCGGCATGCTGGCCGACCGCTACGGCGGCCGGATCGTCATGACGGTGCTCCTGCTCGTCACCGCGGTGCCCACCTACCTGGTGTCGCAGGTGAACTCCTACACCACCCTGTTGGCGCTCTCGTTCCTGATCGGCCTGGCGGGAAACTCGTTCTCCGTCGGCATCGCCTGGAACTCCGCCTGGCAGCCCCGGGACCGCCAGGGCTTCGCCCTCGGGCTCTTCGGCGCGGGCAACGTCGGCGCCTCGGTGACCAAGTTCATCGGGCCACCGATCATCACCGGCACCGCCGGCGCGACCTACTTCGGCATCATCGACGGCGGCTGGCGCCTGGTCCCCGTCGTCTACGCGGTGCTCCTGGTCGTGATGGCCGTCGTGCTCTGGTTCGGGACCCCGCGCCACGACCTGCGGCCGGGGACGGAGGTGCCGCTGCGGGACCAGCTCACCCCGCTGAAGCAGATGCGGGTGTGGCGCTTCAGCCTCTACTACGTCGCGGTCTTCGGGGCGTACGTCGCCCTCTCGTCGTGGCTCCCGCTCTACTACATGGACAACTTCGACGTCTCCCTGCAGACCGCGGCCCTGCTGACCGCCACCTACATCTTCCCGGCGTCGCTGCTGCGCCCGGTGGGAGGCGCGCTGTCGGACCGGTACGGCGCTCGTCGGGCGATGTACTGGACCTTCGGCGCGATGCTGGTGACCAGCGGCATCCTGATGATGCCCAACGGCTTCGTGGTGGTGCAGCTCCCCGACGGCACCGAGACCGAGCACCTCGCCTACCACCTGGGCCTGGTGCCCTTCGTCCTGCTGGTCTTCGTGCTCGGGTGCGCCATGGGCGTGGGCAAGGCAGCGGTCTACAAGCACATCCCGGAGTACTTCCCCGAGAGCGTCGGCGCCGTCGGCGGGCTCGTCGGGATGCTCGGGGGCCTCGGCGGCTTCGCCCTGCCGCCGCTCTTCGCCTACACGAAGGAGTGGTCCGGCTTCCCGACCAGCACCTTCGGCGTGCTGTTCGTGCTGACGCTCATCTGCAGCGTCTGGATGCACTGGACGGTGGTGCGCATGCTCAACCGTGAGTCGCCCCACCTGGCCAACCAGCTGGACCACCCCACCCATGAGGAGACACCGGCATGA
- a CDS encoding MFS transporter — MSKSTTSQSGEWLESWDPENKETWNEPLARRTLWITTFALFLAFVAWFLPSALIPKLNGLGYSFTSDELYWMAAMPGLSAGLFRLVWMVLPPIMGTRKMVALTSLLLIFSTAGWGVRVQEPTAPYWELMLLAFLAGIGGGAFSGFMPSTSYFFPRSKQGTALGIQAGIGNFGVSAVQLLTPYLIALSWLGFIGTSQTFALPGGQPEKVWYQNAAFVWIPLMVIAAILAWTMLKSVPIKASIRQQFDIFGNVDTWLMTLLYIMTFGTFAGLSAQFGLLMGELYGSANPDIVQGSGAGATVLVEGYSVPDVAKFVFLGPLVGAGARVLFSPLTDRMGGAIWTLVSGIGLVASIAITIPALTPDTTSAATLDAGFDHFLWGMLAIFLFAGIGNASTFKQMPMIFEKRQAGGVIGWTAAIAAFGPFFFGVGVTSMGPVAFFSIGIAWAVMCVVVTWVRYARKGAPKPG, encoded by the coding sequence ATGAGCAAGTCGACCACCTCCCAGTCCGGAGAATGGCTGGAGTCCTGGGATCCGGAGAACAAGGAGACCTGGAACGAGCCGCTGGCCCGGCGCACGCTGTGGATCACCACGTTCGCCCTCTTCCTCGCCTTCGTGGCGTGGTTCCTGCCGAGCGCACTGATCCCCAAGCTCAACGGCCTGGGCTACAGCTTCACCAGCGACGAGCTCTACTGGATGGCAGCCATGCCGGGCCTGTCCGCAGGCCTCTTCCGGCTGGTGTGGATGGTGCTCCCTCCCATCATGGGCACCCGCAAGATGGTGGCGCTGACCTCGCTGCTGCTGATCTTCTCGACGGCCGGGTGGGGCGTGCGGGTCCAGGAGCCGACGGCTCCCTACTGGGAGCTGATGCTGCTGGCGTTCCTGGCCGGCATCGGGGGCGGCGCGTTCTCGGGCTTCATGCCGAGCACCTCGTACTTCTTCCCCCGTTCCAAGCAGGGCACCGCCCTGGGGATCCAGGCCGGCATCGGCAACTTCGGCGTCTCGGCCGTGCAGCTGCTGACGCCCTACCTGATCGCCCTCTCGTGGCTGGGGTTCATCGGGACCTCCCAGACCTTCGCGCTGCCGGGTGGGCAGCCCGAGAAGGTCTGGTACCAGAACGCCGCCTTCGTCTGGATCCCGCTGATGGTGATTGCGGCGATCCTCGCCTGGACGATGCTCAAGTCGGTGCCCATCAAGGCCAGCATCCGCCAACAGTTCGACATCTTCGGCAACGTCGACACGTGGCTCATGACCCTGCTCTACATCATGACCTTCGGCACCTTCGCCGGCCTCTCTGCGCAGTTCGGCCTGCTGATGGGCGAGCTCTACGGCAGCGCCAACCCCGACATCGTCCAAGGATCGGGGGCAGGCGCCACCGTGCTGGTCGAGGGCTACTCGGTGCCCGACGTCGCGAAGTTCGTCTTCCTCGGCCCATTGGTCGGCGCGGGTGCGCGCGTGCTGTTCTCACCGCTCACCGACCGCATGGGCGGCGCGATCTGGACGTTGGTCTCCGGCATCGGACTGGTCGCCTCGATCGCCATCACCATCCCGGCGTTGACCCCCGACACGACCTCGGCCGCGACCCTGGACGCCGGGTTCGACCACTTCCTCTGGGGGATGCTGGCGATCTTCCTCTTCGCCGGGATCGGCAACGCCTCGACCTTCAAGCAGATGCCGATGATCTTCGAGAAGCGCCAGGCCGGCGGCGTGATCGGCTGGACAGCCGCGATCGCGGCCTTCGGTCCCTTCTTCTTCGGCGTCGGCGTGACGTCCATGGGCCCGGTGGCCTTCTTCTCCATCGGCATCGCCTGGGCCGTGATGTGCGTGGTCGTCACGTGGGTGCGCTACGCCCGCAAGGGGGCCCCGAAGCCGGGCTGA
- a CDS encoding NAD(P)/FAD-dependent oxidoreductase — protein sequence MTHAPRHVVVIGAGMVGLSTAWFLQERGVRVTVLDRTGVAAGSSWGNAGWLTPGLATPLPEPAVLRYGIRAVVSPSSPVYVPVTADRRLLEFLVRFARNSTMPRWRRAMGALVPLNSLALDAFDLLRKGGVDAPTHEAESFIAAYRTADERSTLLEEIEHIRACGQPLEYDVLTGDEARAIEPSLSDEVGVALRLHGQRYVTPNSYLLALGASVEERGGRIVAGLRVDRVHATSTRVVVAGESYDAAVVATGAWLNVLARPFGVRLPVQAGRGYSFTVPVETVPRGPVYLPAQRVACTPAGDRLRVAGMMEFRPADAGLDTRRITAIVEAARPFLRGADLDRRRDEWVGSRPCTPDGLPLVGRTRSPRVHVAGGHGMWGITLGPVTGQLLAESMVTGETPAELAPFDPLR from the coding sequence ATGACCCACGCACCTCGGCACGTCGTCGTCATCGGAGCCGGCATGGTCGGCCTCTCCACCGCGTGGTTCCTGCAGGAGCGTGGCGTCCGCGTCACCGTCCTGGACCGCACCGGGGTGGCGGCCGGGTCGTCGTGGGGCAACGCGGGATGGCTCACCCCGGGGTTGGCGACCCCGCTCCCGGAGCCTGCCGTCCTGCGCTACGGCATCCGCGCCGTGGTCAGTCCGAGCTCGCCGGTCTACGTCCCCGTCACGGCCGACCGCCGGTTGCTGGAGTTCCTGGTGCGCTTCGCCCGCAACTCCACGATGCCCCGCTGGCGCCGGGCGATGGGCGCCCTGGTGCCGCTGAACTCCTTGGCCCTCGATGCCTTCGACCTGCTCCGCAAGGGCGGTGTCGACGCGCCCACCCACGAGGCTGAGTCGTTCATCGCCGCCTACCGCACCGCTGACGAGCGTTCGACCCTGCTGGAGGAGATCGAGCACATCCGTGCCTGCGGACAGCCGTTGGAGTACGACGTCCTCACCGGTGACGAGGCCCGGGCCATCGAGCCGTCGCTCTCGGACGAGGTCGGCGTCGCCCTGCGGTTGCACGGTCAGCGCTACGTCACCCCCAACTCCTACCTGCTCGCCCTGGGCGCCTCGGTCGAGGAGCGCGGCGGCAGGATCGTGGCAGGCCTGCGTGTCGACCGCGTCCACGCGACCTCGACGCGTGTCGTGGTGGCCGGGGAGTCCTACGACGCCGCCGTGGTGGCGACGGGCGCGTGGCTCAACGTCCTGGCTCGGCCCTTCGGCGTACGCCTCCCGGTGCAGGCGGGCCGTGGGTACTCCTTCACGGTCCCGGTGGAGACGGTGCCGCGCGGTCCCGTCTACCTGCCGGCGCAGCGGGTGGCCTGCACGCCCGCGGGCGACCGCCTCCGGGTGGCGGGGATGATGGAGTTCCGTCCCGCCGACGCCGGGTTGGACACCCGTCGCATCACCGCCATCGTCGAGGCGGCCCGTCCCTTCCTGCGTGGTGCCGACCTCGACCGTCGCCGCGACGAGTGGGTGGGCTCGCGGCCCTGCACGCCGGACGGGTTGCCGCTGGTCGGGCGTACGCGCTCGCCCCGGGTGCACGTCGCCGGCGGCCACGGGATGTGGGGCATCACGCTCGGACCGGTCACCGGTCAGCTCCTGGCGGAGTCGATGGTGACGGGGGAGACGCCTGCGGAGCTGGCGCCCTTCGACCCGCTGCGGTGA